A single Perognathus longimembris pacificus isolate PPM17 chromosome 17, ASM2315922v1, whole genome shotgun sequence DNA region contains:
- the Kpnb1 gene encoding importin subunit beta-1 → MELVTILEKTVSPDRLELEAAQKFLERAAVENLPTFLVELSRVLANPGNSQVARVAAGLQIKNSLTSKDPDIKAQYQQRWLAIDANARREVKNYVLQTLGTETYRPSSASQCVAGIACAEIPVNQWPELIPQLVANVTNPNSTEHMKESTLEAIGYICQDIDPEQLQDKSNEILTAIIQGMRKEEPSNNVKLAATNALLNSLEFTKANFDKESERHFIMQVVCEATQCPDTRVRVAALQNLVKIMSLYYQYMETYMGPALFAITIEAMKSDIDEVALQGIEFWSNVCDEEMDLAIEASEAAEQGRPPEHTSKFYAKGALQYLVPILTQTLTKQDENDDDDDWNPCKAAGVCLMLLSTCCEDDIVPHVLPFIKEHIKNPDWRYRDAAVMAFGCILEGPEPNQLKPLVIQAMPTLIELMKDPSVVVRDTTAWTVGRICELLPEAAINDVYLAPLLQCLIEGLSAEPRVASNVCWAFSSLAEAAYEAADVADDQEEPATYCLSSSFELIVQKLLETTDRPDGHQNNLRSSAYESLMEIVKNSAKDCYPAVQKTTLVIMERLQQVLQMESHIQSTSDRIQFNDLQSLLCATLQNVLRKVQHQDALQISDVVMASLLRMFQSTAGSGVVQEDALMAVSTLVEVLGSEFLKYMEAFKPFLGIGLKNYAEYQVCLAAVGLVGDLCRALQSNILPFCDEVMQLLLENLGNENVHRSVKPQILSVFGDIALAIGGEFKKYLEVVLNTLQQASQAQVDKSDFDMVDYLNELREGCLEAYTGIVQGLKGDQENVHPDVMLVQPRVEFILSFIDHIAGDEDHTDGVVACAAGLIGDLCTAFGKDVLKLVEARPMIHELLTEGRRSKTNKAKTLATWATKELRKLKNQA, encoded by the exons CCCACTTTCCTTGTGGAACTGTCCAGAGTGCTGGCAAATCCAGGAAACAGTCAAGTTGCCAGAGTTGCAGCTGGTCTACAAATCAAGAACTCTTTGACATCGAAAGATCCAGATATTAAGGCACAATATCAGCAAAGGTGGCTTGCTATTGATGCTAATGCTCGACGAGAAGTCAAAAACTAT GTTTTGCAAACTTTGGGCACAGAAACTTATCGTCCTAGCTCTGCCTCCCAATGTGTGGCTGGTATTGCTTGTGCAGAGATACCGGTAAACCAGTGGCCAGAACTCATTCCTCAACTAGTGGCCAATGTTACAAACCCCAATAGCACAGAGCACATGAAAGAGTCAACATTGGAAGCTATCGGTTACATCTGCCAAGATATA GATCCGGAGCAGCTACAGGATAAATCCAATGAGATTCTGACTGCCATAATCCAGGGAATGAGGAAAGAAGAGCCTAGTAATAATGTGAAGCTAGCTGCTACTAATGCACTCCTGAACTCACTAGAGTTCACCAAAGCAAATTTTGACAAAGAG TCTGAAAGGCACTTTATTATGCAGGTGGTCTGTGAAGCCACACAATGTCCAGATACAAGG gtACGAGTGGCTGCTTTACAGAATTTGGTAAAGATAATGTCTTTGTATTACCAGTACATGGAGACCTATATGGGTCCTGCTCTTTTTGCA atcacaattgaAGCAATGAAAAGTGACATTGATGAAGTAGCCCTACAAGGGATAGAATTCTGGTCCAATGTCTGTGATGAAGAAATGGATTTGGCCATTGAGGCATCAGAG GCAGCAGAACAAGGACGGCCCCCTGAGCACACCAGCAAATTTTATGCCAAGGGAGCACTACAGTACCTAGTTCCTATTCTCACACAGACATTGACTAAACAG gatgaaaatgatgatgatgatgactggAACCCCTGCAAAGCTGCAGGGGTATGCCTCATGCTTCTGTCCACCTGCTGTGAAGATGACATTGTGCCACATGTCCTCCCCTTCATTAAAGAACACATCAAGAACCCAGATTGGCGATACCGGGATGCAGCAGTGATGGCTTTTGGCTGTATCTTGGAAGGACCAGAGCCTAATCAGCTCAAACCACTGGTTATACAG GCTATGCCTACCCTGATAGAATTAATGAAAGACCCCAGTGTGGTTGTTCGGGACACAACTGCATGGACCGTGGGCAGAATTTGTGAACTACTTCCTGAAGCAGCTATCAATGATGTCTATTTGGCTCCCTTGCTGCAGTGTCTGATTGAAGGCCTTAGTGCCGAACCCAGAGTGGCTTCAAATGTGTGCTGG GCCTTCTCTAGTCTGGCGGAAGCTGCTTATGAAGCTGCCGATGTAGCTGATGATCAAGAAGAGCCAGCCACATATTGCTTGTCTTCTTCATTTGAGCTCATCGTTCAGAAGCTCCTGGAGACCACAGACAG ACCTGATGGACACCAGAACAACCTGAGGAGTTCTGCATATGAATCTCTCATGGAAATAGTGAAAAACAGTGCCAAGGATTGTTACCCTGCAGTTCAAAAAACAACTTTGGTCATCATGGAACGACTACAGCAGGTGCTTCAGATGGAG TCACATATCCAGAGCACATCAGATAGGATCCAGTTCAATGACCTTCAGTCTTTACTCTGCGCAACTCTTCAG AATGTTCTCCGGAAAGTACAGCACCAAGATGCTTTGCAGATTTCTGATGTGGTCATGGCCTCCCTGTTGAGGATGTTCCAAAGCACAGCCGGGTCTGGGGTAGTGCAAGAGGATGCCCTGATGGCAGTCAGCACCCTGGTGGAAG TGTTGGGTAGTGAGTTCCTCAAGTACATGGAGGCCTTTAAACCCTTCCTGGGTATTGGATTGAAAAATTATGCTGAGTACCAG GTTTGTTTGGCAGCTGTGGGATTAGTAGGAGACTTGTGCCGTGCTCTACAATCTAACATTTTACCTTTCTGTGATGAGGTAATGCAGCTACTACTGGAGAACTTGGGG AATGAGAATGTCCACAGGTCTGTGAAGCCACAGATTCTGTCTGTGTTTGGCGATATCGCCCTTGCTATTGGTGGagagtttaaaaaatatctagAAGTTGTATTGAATACTCTTCAGCAAGCTTCCCAAGCCCAGGTGGACAAG TCAGACTTTGACATGGTGGATTATCTGAACGAGCTCAGAGAAGGCTGCTTGGAAGCTTACACCGGAATTGTCCAGGGATTGAAAGGAGATCAGGAGAACGTACACC CGGACGTAATGCTGGTACAACCCAGAGTAGAATTTATTCTGTCTTTTATCGACCATATTGCTGGAGATGAGGATCATACAGATGGAGTAGTAGCCTGTGCTGCTGGGCTGATAGG agATTTATGTACAGCATTTGGAAAGGATGTACTGAAACTAGTAGAAGCTAGGCCAATGATCCATGAACTGTTAACTGAAGGACGAAGATCGAAGACTAACAAAGCAAAAACCCTTGCTACATGGGCAACAAAAGAACTGAGGAAACTAAAGAACCAAGCTTG A